The Populus alba chromosome 4, ASM523922v2, whole genome shotgun sequence genome contains a region encoding:
- the LOC118040429 gene encoding uncharacterized protein isoform X1, whose amino-acid sequence MAATLSVRSNHLSPPSSPLSRLPVHNPLSVNQIKSSLKKYPVFWRGVIVQPRRILVRAGSRADDSSAPFEMSVESALKLLGVSDGASFDEILRAKNSIVATCKDDQEAIAQVEAAYDMLLMRSLTQRRAGKVVSSNIRYADVKPVSGPGMGPMPQWVQTTIKKTPVSVETPSTGELGLQAGVYGALMVLTYVNGTSMPSVAPYAGADVPGLILATSFGASLYFMTKKNVKLGDALSIYTTSNFKEFDLSLCSSSNFKEFGLKFHMLESDHFFRESYYNNYRGARGWSSGGVSS is encoded by the exons ATGGCTGCCACTCTCTCAGTCCGGTCCAACCACCTCTCTCCACCCAGTTCACCTCTCTCCCGACTACCGGTTCACAATCCCTTAAGcgtaaatcaaataaaatcatcattaaaaaaataccctGTTTTCTGGAGGGGAGTAATTGTGCAACCCAGGCGTATTTTAGTGAGAGCAGGCTCCAGAGCCGATGATTCGTCGGCGCCGTTTGAGATGTCAGTGGAGAGCGCACTCAAACTTCTCGGTGTCTCAGACGGCGCGTCATTCGATGAAATACTTCGCGCCAAAAATTCCATTGTCGCTACATGTAAAGATGACCAGGAAGCCATTGCACAG gTTGAAGCCGCATATGATATGTTGCTCATGCGGAGCTTAACTCAGCGCCGGGCAGGAAAAGTCGTGAGCAGTAACATTCGTTATGCTGATGTTAAACCTGTAAGTGGCCCTGGGATGGGACCGATGCCACAGTGGGTGCAGACTACAATTAAGAAAACCCCTGTTTCTGTGGAAACACCATCAACTGGAGAGTTGGGCTTACAAGCAGGAGTGTATGGAGCTTTGATGGTTTTAACTTATGTTAATGGCACTTCCATGCCTTCTGTGGCACCTTATGCGGGGGCTGATGTTCCTGGGCTGATATTAGCTACAAGCTTTGGTGCTTCCTTGTACTTCATGACCAAAAAGAATGTGAAGTTAGGTGATGCTCTTTCCATATACACTACATCAAATTTCAAGGAATTTGATCTTTCTTTATGCAGTTCATCAAATTTCAAGGAATTTGGCCTAAAATTTCATATGCTCGAATCAGATCATTTTTTCAG GGAAAGCTACTATAATAACTATAGGGGGGCTCGTGGCTGGAGCAGTGGTGGGGTCAGCAGTTGA
- the LOC118040429 gene encoding protein CHAPERONE-LIKE PROTEIN OF POR1, chloroplastic isoform X2 translates to MAATLSVRSNHLSPPSSPLSRLPVHNPLSVNQIKSSLKKYPVFWRGVIVQPRRILVRAGSRADDSSAPFEMSVESALKLLGVSDGASFDEILRAKNSIVATCKDDQEAIAQVEAAYDMLLMRSLTQRRAGKVVSSNIRYADVKPVSGPGMGPMPQWVQTTIKKTPVSVETPSTGELGLQAGVYGALMVLTYVNGTSMPSVAPYAGADVPGLILATSFGASLYFMTKKNVKLGKATIITIGGLVAGAVVGSAVENWLQVDIVPFLGLHSPATVVSEFILFSQFLVSLYLR, encoded by the exons ATGGCTGCCACTCTCTCAGTCCGGTCCAACCACCTCTCTCCACCCAGTTCACCTCTCTCCCGACTACCGGTTCACAATCCCTTAAGcgtaaatcaaataaaatcatcattaaaaaaataccctGTTTTCTGGAGGGGAGTAATTGTGCAACCCAGGCGTATTTTAGTGAGAGCAGGCTCCAGAGCCGATGATTCGTCGGCGCCGTTTGAGATGTCAGTGGAGAGCGCACTCAAACTTCTCGGTGTCTCAGACGGCGCGTCATTCGATGAAATACTTCGCGCCAAAAATTCCATTGTCGCTACATGTAAAGATGACCAGGAAGCCATTGCACAG gTTGAAGCCGCATATGATATGTTGCTCATGCGGAGCTTAACTCAGCGCCGGGCAGGAAAAGTCGTGAGCAGTAACATTCGTTATGCTGATGTTAAACCTGTAAGTGGCCCTGGGATGGGACCGATGCCACAGTGGGTGCAGACTACAATTAAGAAAACCCCTGTTTCTGTGGAAACACCATCAACTGGAGAGTTGGGCTTACAAGCAGGAGTGTATGGAGCTTTGATGGTTTTAACTTATGTTAATGGCACTTCCATGCCTTCTGTGGCACCTTATGCGGGGGCTGATGTTCCTGGGCTGATATTAGCTACAAGCTTTGGTGCTTCCTTGTACTTCATGACCAAAAAGAATGTGAAGTTAG GGAAAGCTACTATAATAACTATAGGGGGGCTCGTGGCTGGAGCAGTGGTGGGGTCAGCAGTTGAGAATTGGTTGCAGGTTGACATTGTCCCGTTTCTTGGACTACACTCCCCAGCAACTGTAGTTAGTGAATTCATACTCTTCTCTCAATTCTTGGTCTCTCTGTATCTAAGGTAG
- the LOC118040429 gene encoding uncharacterized protein isoform X3, producing the protein MHNQVEAAYDMLLMRSLTQRRAGKVVSSNIRYADVKPVSGPGMGPMPQWVQTTIKKTPVSVETPSTGELGLQAGVYGALMVLTYVNGTSMPSVAPYAGADVPGLILATSFGASLYFMTKKNVKLGDALSIYTTSNFKEFDLSLCSSSNFKEFGLKFHMLESDHFFRESYYNNYRGARGWSSGGVSS; encoded by the exons ATGCATAACCAG gTTGAAGCCGCATATGATATGTTGCTCATGCGGAGCTTAACTCAGCGCCGGGCAGGAAAAGTCGTGAGCAGTAACATTCGTTATGCTGATGTTAAACCTGTAAGTGGCCCTGGGATGGGACCGATGCCACAGTGGGTGCAGACTACAATTAAGAAAACCCCTGTTTCTGTGGAAACACCATCAACTGGAGAGTTGGGCTTACAAGCAGGAGTGTATGGAGCTTTGATGGTTTTAACTTATGTTAATGGCACTTCCATGCCTTCTGTGGCACCTTATGCGGGGGCTGATGTTCCTGGGCTGATATTAGCTACAAGCTTTGGTGCTTCCTTGTACTTCATGACCAAAAAGAATGTGAAGTTAGGTGATGCTCTTTCCATATACACTACATCAAATTTCAAGGAATTTGATCTTTCTTTATGCAGTTCATCAAATTTCAAGGAATTTGGCCTAAAATTTCATATGCTCGAATCAGATCATTTTTTCAG GGAAAGCTACTATAATAACTATAGGGGGGCTCGTGGCTGGAGCAGTGGTGGGGTCAGCAGTTGA
- the LOC118040431 gene encoding protein ALTERED PHOSPHATE STARVATION RESPONSE 1 has translation MGCVASKLEEEEVVSICRERKRQLKLAVERRHALAEAHCRYCQSLYAVAAGIKLFVARHSSPTSPFLITFPSCPSPPSNEQQNVITNPMFLQQRPSESTTHEEAIACESCGSSTSSSDSSDHEEESNKEEVMQREERGQQGFGYYYMQMPLPPQSPQKDFGWDFFNPFDTAMRPEIMSGYTRTSDDDLRFVREQEGIPDLEEEGDRDEEEAKNVVFVEEKGKRDLGESGGSVVKVVDGGGDDSQEKQNGLTVIDKPERGRELLEALKDIEDHFIRAYDSGKDVSRMLEANKVFLHSGLEEIKENSTKLIQAIAWHRSTSSKPSSCKSLVASSLKGSSTWTEYKNDLFDDYGGMDSGSHSLTLGRLYAWEKKLYEEVKAGDSTRKIYEKKCSRMRNQDVRGDDELTIDKTRAAVKDLYARILVAIRSAESISKRIEKLRDEELLPQIVELLKGLTLTWKIMLESHETQNKILLEVKTFASPAYGKFCNDSHRLATLQLEAELLNWRACFVEYVAAQKAYVEALHSWLSKFVVPEVEFYSRGRSSAAPYRAFGPPLLVICHDWLSSVDKLPDKAVSFALKNFSKDVRALWAQQGEEQQQKRKVDSLAKELDRRNLSFQKVENRFHESKLLEYKPEQESEHQHEHLTEKIDQLDMFRKKLDIEKEKHHNYVQETQRITLSGFQTGFSTVFESLTEFSKASMKMYNDLVNHSENNASKMEKQSFIGDSQAEENGSR, from the exons ATGGGATGTGTTGCTTCTAagctagaagaagaagaggttgTATCTATCTGTAGAGAGAGGAAACGCCAGTTGAAGCTTGCTGTAGAGAGAAGACATGCACTAGCAGAAGCACATTGTAGATATTGTCAATCTCTCTATGCAGTAGCAGCAGGCATAAAGCTTTTTGTAGCTAGACATTCTTCTCCAACTTCACCATTTCTCATTACTTTCCCTTCTTGCCCATCTCCACCATCAAATGAGCAGCAAAATGTTATAACAAACCCAATGTTTCTTCAACAAAGACCATCTGAGTCAACAACTCATGAAGAAGCCATCGCTTGCGAGTCTTGTGGTTCTTCAACATCTTCTTCTGATTCTAGTGATCATGAGGAAGAGAGTAATAAAGAAGAAGTCATGCAGAGAGAGGAGCGTGGTCAACAAGGTTTTGGGTACTATTATATGCAAATGCCGCTGCCACCACAATCACCACAGAAGGATTTTGGGTGGGATTTCTTTAACCCTTTTGATACTGCCATGAGACCAGAGATTATGAGTGGTTACACGAGAACTTCTGATGATGATTTGAGGTTTGTGAGAGAACAGGAAGGGATTCCTGAcctagaagaagaaggagatagAGATGAAGAGGAAGCGAAAAATGTGGTGTTTGTTGAAGAGAAAGGAAAACGAGATCTTGGGGAGAGTGGGGGTAGTGTGGTTAAGGTAGTTGATGGAGGTGGTGATGACAGCCAAGAAAAGCAAAATGGGCTTACAGTAATTGATAAGCCAGAGAGGGGGAGGGAGTTATTGGAGGCATTGAAGGATATCGAGGACCATTTCATTAGGGCTTATGATTCCGGCAAGGATGTTTCAAGGATGCTTGAGgctaataaagtttttttgCATTCTGGCTTGGAGGAAATTAAAG AGAACTCAACAAAACTAATCCAAGCCATTGCTTGGCATCGGTCGACTTCATCAAAGCCATCATCATGTAAGAGCCTTGTAGCATCCAGTTTGAAAGGTTCTTCTACCTGGACAGAATATAAAAATGATCTCTTTGATGACTATGGAGGAATGGATTCAGGAAGCCATTCACTTACACTTGGAAGGTTGTATGCTTGGGAAAAGAAGCTCTATGAAGAGGTTAAG GCAGGGGACAGCACacgaaaaatatatgaaaaaaagtgTTCACGAATGAGAAACCAGGATGTCAGGGGAGATGATGAACTCACCATAGATAAGACCAGAGCAGCAGTAAAAGATTTATATGCTAGGATCTTGGTTGCAATTCGAAGTGCTGAATCAATATCTAAGAGAATTGAGAAACTAAGAGATGAAGAACTGCTGCCTCAAATCGTAGAACTGTTAAAAGG CCTAACGCTCACCTGGAAGATTATGCTGGAATCCCATGAAACCCAGAACAAAATTCTACTTGAAGTAAAAACTTTCGCTAGCCCCGCATATGGAAAATTCTGCAATGACTCACACCGGCTTGCGACACTTCAGCTTGAGGCTGAGCTTCTGAATTGGCGTGCATGCTTTGTAGAGTATGTTGCAGCACAAAAGGCATACGTGGAAGCTCTCCATAGTTGGTTAAGCAAGTTCGTAGTCCCTGAGGTTGAATTCTACTCCCGGGGCAGGAGTTCAGCAGCGCCGTATCGAGCATTTGGCCCCCCATTACTTGTGATCTGCCATGATTGGTTGTCTTCTGTGGATAAGTTACCAGATAAGGCAGTATCGTTTGCGTTGAAAAACTTCTCAAAAGATGTAAGGGCTTTGTGGGCTCAGCAAGGGGAAGAACAACAACAGAAGAGGAAAGTTGACAGTCTAGCGAAAGAACTTGACAGAAGAAACCTGTCATTCCAGAAGGTAGAGAACAGGTTTCACGAATCCAAACTTCTAGAGTATAAACCTGAGCAAGAGTCAGAACACCAGCATGAGCACTTGACTGAGAAGATAGATCAGCTGGACATGTTTAGGAAGAAGCTGgatatagaaaaggaaaaacaccaCAACTACGTGCAAGAAACACAAAGGATCACGCTGAGTGGATTTCAGACAGGATTTTCAACGGTCTTTGAGTCCTTAACGGAGTTCTCTAAGGCTTCTATGAAGATGTACAATGATCTTGTGAATCATAGTGAAAATAATGCCAGTAAAATGGAGAAGCAATCTTTTATAGGGGACTCCCAGGCTGAAGAAAATGGCAGCAGGTGA